In Dehalogenimonas etheniformans, one genomic interval encodes:
- the ilvC gene encoding ketol-acid reductoisomerase, with amino-acid sequence MAVIYYEKDCNSKLLAGKTIGIVGYGSQGHAHAQNLRDSGFKVIIGGVPGSPSGLRAAEDKFEVFSTAEMARKADIIMILAPDQVQAKIYREDIAPNLRAGMMLMFAHGFNIHFGQILPPGDIDVSMIAPKGPGHMVRQVYTEGGGVPALIAVYQDATGKAKDLALAYASGIGAARAAVLETTFAEETETDLFGEQAVLCGGASALIKAGFETLIEAGYQPEVAYFECCHELKLIVDLIYQGGLKYMRYSISDTAEYGDYSRGPRIVTEDTKEEMRTILSEIQDGSFAREWILENQAGKPHFNAIRRIEAGHPIEEVGESLRGMMSWLKKPKK; translated from the coding sequence GCCCACGCCCAGAACCTGCGTGACAGCGGCTTTAAGGTCATTATCGGCGGCGTACCGGGCTCGCCATCGGGCTTACGTGCCGCCGAAGACAAGTTCGAGGTATTTTCCACCGCGGAAATGGCCAGGAAAGCCGATATCATCATGATCCTCGCGCCGGACCAGGTGCAGGCGAAGATATACCGTGAAGACATCGCTCCCAACCTCCGTGCCGGGATGATGCTGATGTTCGCCCACGGCTTCAATATTCATTTCGGCCAGATTCTCCCGCCCGGTGACATAGATGTGAGCATGATTGCCCCCAAGGGACCCGGCCACATGGTGCGGCAGGTTTACACCGAAGGCGGTGGGGTTCCGGCTCTTATCGCTGTATACCAGGACGCCACCGGTAAAGCCAAGGATTTAGCGTTGGCTTATGCCTCGGGCATCGGTGCCGCTCGTGCAGCCGTTTTAGAAACAACTTTTGCTGAAGAGACTGAGACCGACCTTTTCGGCGAACAGGCCGTCCTGTGCGGCGGTGCATCAGCGTTGATTAAAGCCGGCTTCGAGACGCTCATCGAGGCGGGTTATCAACCCGAGGTGGCTTATTTCGAGTGCTGCCATGAGTTAAAACTCATCGTCGATCTCATCTACCAGGGCGGCCTCAAATACATGCGGTATTCGATAAGCGACACCGCTGAGTATGGCGATTACAGCCGCGGTCCTCGAATTGTTACCGAGGATACCAAAGAGGAAATGCGGACCATCCTCTCTGAAATTCAGGACGGCAGCTTTGCCCGGGAATGGATATTGGAGAACCAGGCCGGCAAGCCGCACTTCAACGCCATACGCCGCATTGAGGCCGGACACCCCATAGAAGAAGTGGGTGAAAGCCTCCGCGGCATGATGAGCTGGCTTAAAAAACCCAAGAAATAA